Within Thermomicrobiales bacterium, the genomic segment CACGCAGGGTCTCATTACCTACATGCGTACTGACTCCACGAACGTCGCCAGCGTTGCGCAACAGATGGCTCGTGAGGCTATTGCCACGAAGTTTGGATCCGAGTTCCTGCCCGAACGACCGCCGGTCTATGCACGGCGAGCGAAGGGTGCGCAGGAAGCGCACGAGGCGATTCGCCCGACCGATCCGCGCCGCACACCAGAAATGGTGAAGGGACGTCTGACCGGGCCGCAGTTCAAGGTCTATGACCTCGTCTGGAAGCGCTTCATCGCCAGCCAGATGCGCAACGCGATCTTCGACGCCACCGGCGTCGACATTGATGCCGGACGCCCGGGCGAGAGAAGCTATATCGCTTCCGCGCCACGGGATCAGTCATCAAGTTCGCCGGGTTCATCCGCGCCTATCGCGAGGATCGGGATGACGATGAGGTCGACGAAATCGATCGCGCAGCACTGCCGGTGCTCACCGCCAACGATTTGCTCGACCTGCTGAAGCTCTTGCCGGAACAGCACTTCACCCAGCCACCACCCCGCTATACTGAGGCGACGCTGGTGAAGGCGCTCGAAGAGAACGGCATCGGACGCCCAAGCACCTACGCGCCGACGATTGCGACGCTGCTGGCACGAAACTATGTCACCAACGAGGAGAAGCGCCTCGCGCCGACCGAAGTGGGACTGGTCGTGAACGACATCCTCGTCGAACACTTCCCGGCCATCGTCGACATCGGGTTCACATCGGGCATGGAAGAGGGCTGGACGACATCGCATCCGGCGAACGCAGTTGGGTGCCAGTTGTGCGCGAGTTTTACAGCCCGTTCAAGGACACGCTCCAGCACGCTGAGCAGACGATGGAGCGCGTCAAGGTTCGCGATGAGCCGACCGACGAAGTCTGCGAAGTGCGGTCGCCCAATGGTGATCAAGCTCGGTCGTTACGGTCGCTTCCTCGCCTGCAGTGGATTCCCGGAGTGTCGCAACTCCAAGCCGCTGCTGACCAAAATCGGAGTTCCTTGCCCGAAGTGCAAGGTCGGCGAAGTGATCGAGCGGCGCTCGACTCGCGGTCGTCTCTTCTACGGCTGCAGTAACTGGCGCAAGGACGATCCGCAGTCGTGCGATTATGTCTCGTGGCTGAAGCCAACCGGCGAGCCGTGCCCGCAGTGCGGCGAACCGCTGGTGTACACAAACCGCAAGGAGACCGACGTTAAGTGCGCCTCCTGCGGCTACACCGCACGAGCAACACGCAGCACGAACAAGCCCGACGCAATCCCCGCCTGATGGTTCCGCGCCGGGTGCTATACCAGCGCCCGGCGCATCAGTTCCTACTGCGCCACTACAATCGTTGCCGTCAGGTAGAATTGCCGGTTGGCGCGGTCTGTCCATCGATTTCAGTCACCCGCGCCGTGATACAGAAACGGCAGTGATTCTGAGCTTGAACCCCCAATCAAATCTCCCGACCCGCTGGCACGCAACGACGATTCTCGGCGTCATCCGCGACGGTAGCGTCGCGATCGGTGGCGACGGCCAGGTGACCTTCGGTGACATGGTCGTCAAGCATGGTGCGCGGAAGATCCGCATGCTCCACGATGGCGCAGTCGTCGCCGGGTTTGCCGGCGCGGTCGCCGACGCAATGACACTGTTCGAGAAGTTTGAGTCGCAGCTGCGCGACTGGAAGGGTGACCTCCGGCGAGCGGCGGTTGAGCTTGCCAAAGAGTGGCGCACCGATCGGTACTTGCGGCGTCTGGAGGCCCAACTCATCGTTGCTGACGCTGAGACCATCCTCATCCTCTCCGGTGAAGGAGACGTGCTGCAGCCCGACGACGGCATTGCGTCGATCGGCAGCGGTGCGCCGTACGCGATGGCCGCTGCCCGCGCGCTCCGCGAACACACGTCACTTTCGGCGCTCGATATCGTTCAGGAGTCAATGAAGATCGCGGCTGATCTGTGCATCTTCACGAACTCTCAGATCGTT encodes:
- a CDS encoding topoisomerase DNA-binding C4 zinc finger domain-containing protein translates to MVIKLGRYGRFLACSGFPECRNSKPLLTKIGVPCPKCKVGEVIERRSTRGRLFYGCSNWRKDDPQSCDYVSWLKPTGEPCPQCGEPLVYTNRKETDVKCASCGYTARATRSTNKPDAIPA
- the hslV gene encoding ATP-dependent protease subunit HslV, which codes for MNPQSNLPTRWHATTILGVIRDGSVAIGGDGQVTFGDMVVKHGARKIRMLHDGAVVAGFAGAVADAMTLFEKFESQLRDWKGDLRRAAVELAKEWRTDRYLRRLEAQLIVADAETILILSGEGDVLQPDDGIASIGSGAPYAMAAARALREHTSLSALDIVQESMKIAADLCIFTNSQIVVESIEVAEETEDADESAEVQA